One part of the Micrococcus sp. 2A genome encodes these proteins:
- a CDS encoding arsenate reductase ArsC: MTGQATPTDDDEDAEDRPSVLFVCVHNAGRSQMAAGWLEHLAEGRVEVRSAGSAPKEEVNPAAVAAMAEVGIDIAANTPKVLTTDAVKDSDVVITMGCGDTCPVFPGKRYEDWAVEDPAGQGVEAVRPIRDEIRARVETLVRELLPRL, encoded by the coding sequence CTGACCGGGCAGGCGACGCCGACGGATGACGACGAGGACGCCGAGGACCGTCCCTCCGTGCTCTTCGTGTGCGTGCACAACGCGGGCCGCTCGCAGATGGCTGCCGGCTGGCTCGAGCACCTGGCCGAGGGCCGGGTCGAGGTGCGCTCCGCGGGCTCCGCCCCGAAGGAGGAGGTCAACCCGGCCGCGGTCGCCGCCATGGCGGAGGTGGGGATCGACATCGCCGCGAACACCCCGAAGGTCCTCACCACGGACGCCGTGAAGGACTCCGACGTGGTGATCACCATGGGCTGCGGGGACACCTGCCCCGTCTTCCCCGGCAAGCGCTACGAGGACTGGGCGGTCGAGGACCCGGCCGGCCAGGGCGTCGAGGCCGTGCGCCCGATCCGCGACGAGATCCGCGCGCGCGTGGAGACGCTCGTCAGAGAGCTGCTCCCGCGCCTGTGA
- a CDS encoding FAD-linked oxidase C-terminal domain-containing protein produces MTTTPDVLALLERELPGRVDTAAEALEAARTDRSGHRSPAAPLAVVRAGRVEDVQAACRIAHATRTPLVTRGAGTGLAGGAVAGAGEIVLDVRAMDRILEVSPADRVAVVEPGILNGALNARLAEHGLWWAPDPASKDISTVGGNIAMNAGGLLCAKYGVTREAVLGLDVVLADGTLLRLGHRTVKGVTGYDLTALLIGSEGTLGVIVGATLALRPLVRGAQVTLGGFFSDVVAAAAAAQSVTGAGHVPALMELMDEATLAAVRAYVGPELGAALPERGAFLLVQADGAGAAEDGAAMAALMETAGGAVTATADPREAEALMALRRSAFPALEALGTPLVEDVAVPRSRMAEMFARIREIEARTGVAIPTSAHAGDGNLHPVLVFGSAGEVGGEAGTAIPEAVWEAAGELFAAGLELGGTLTGEHGVGLLKRAFLKDELGEAQHALQERIKAVFDPHGILNPGKMFTPDAA; encoded by the coding sequence ATGACGACGACCCCCGACGTGCTCGCCCTGCTCGAGCGGGAGCTGCCCGGCCGCGTGGACACCGCGGCGGAGGCCCTCGAGGCCGCCCGCACCGACCGATCCGGCCACCGCTCCCCCGCCGCTCCGCTGGCCGTGGTGCGCGCCGGCCGCGTGGAGGACGTGCAGGCCGCGTGCCGGATCGCCCACGCCACGCGGACCCCGCTCGTGACCCGGGGGGCAGGCACGGGGCTGGCCGGGGGCGCCGTCGCCGGGGCGGGCGAGATCGTGCTGGACGTCAGGGCGATGGACCGGATCCTCGAGGTCTCCCCCGCGGACCGCGTCGCCGTCGTCGAGCCCGGGATCCTCAACGGCGCGCTCAACGCGCGCCTGGCCGAGCACGGGCTGTGGTGGGCGCCCGACCCGGCCTCGAAGGACATCTCCACCGTGGGCGGCAACATCGCGATGAACGCGGGCGGGCTGCTGTGCGCCAAGTACGGCGTCACGCGTGAGGCGGTGCTGGGGCTGGACGTGGTGCTCGCCGACGGCACGCTCCTGCGCCTCGGCCACCGCACGGTCAAGGGCGTCACGGGCTACGACCTCACCGCCCTGCTGATCGGCTCGGAGGGCACCCTCGGCGTGATCGTGGGCGCCACGCTCGCGCTGCGCCCGCTCGTCCGGGGCGCCCAGGTGACCCTGGGCGGGTTCTTCTCCGACGTCGTCGCCGCCGCGGCCGCCGCCCAGTCCGTCACGGGCGCGGGCCACGTGCCGGCCCTGATGGAGCTCATGGACGAGGCCACGCTCGCGGCGGTGCGCGCGTACGTCGGCCCGGAGCTGGGCGCGGCGCTGCCCGAGCGCGGCGCGTTCCTGCTGGTGCAGGCCGACGGCGCGGGGGCGGCCGAGGACGGCGCCGCGATGGCGGCCCTGATGGAGACGGCCGGCGGCGCGGTGACCGCCACCGCGGACCCCAGGGAGGCGGAGGCGCTCATGGCCCTGCGCCGCAGCGCGTTCCCCGCCCTCGAGGCGCTCGGCACCCCGCTCGTGGAGGACGTCGCGGTGCCGCGCAGCCGCATGGCGGAGATGTTCGCGCGGATCCGGGAGATCGAGGCGCGCACGGGCGTCGCCATCCCGACGTCGGCCCACGCCGGGGACGGAAACCTGCACCCGGTGCTGGTGTTCGGCTCGGCGGGCGAGGTGGGCGGCGAGGCCGGCACCGCGATCCCGGAGGCCGTGTGGGAGGCGGCGGGCGAGCTGTTCGCCGCCGGACTGGAGCTGGGCGGCACCCTGACCGGAGAGCACGGCGTGGGCCTGCTCAAGCGGGCGTTCCTGAAGGACGAGCTCGGGGAGGCCCAGCACGCGCTGCAGGAGCGGATCAAGGCCGTCTTCGACCCGCACGGGATCCTCAACCCGGGCAAGATGTTCACGCCGGACGCGGCCTGA
- a CDS encoding NAD(P)H-binding protein produces MSNVLILGGHGKVALLAAPLVAAAGHTVTSAIRDAAQSADVKQAGATPLVLDIEHAGVDELTEAFRGQDAIVFSAGAGGGSPERTRAVDHDAAVASMRAAEAAGVRRYVMVSYLGASLEHGLPEDDDFFPYAQAKAEADAALQATDLDWTILGPAALTLVEPTGRITVDPDLDAPDAPRGEVSRGNVARVIAAVLEDPSTVRTRIEFVDGDTPITEAVEAA; encoded by the coding sequence ATGTCGAACGTGCTCATCCTCGGCGGCCACGGCAAGGTGGCCCTGCTGGCCGCCCCGCTGGTCGCCGCCGCCGGCCACACCGTCACCTCAGCCATCCGCGACGCCGCCCAGAGCGCCGACGTCAAGCAGGCCGGGGCCACCCCCCTCGTGCTGGACATCGAGCACGCGGGCGTGGACGAGCTCACCGAGGCCTTCCGGGGGCAGGACGCGATCGTCTTCTCCGCCGGCGCCGGCGGCGGCTCCCCCGAGCGCACCCGCGCCGTGGACCACGACGCCGCCGTCGCGAGCATGCGCGCCGCCGAGGCCGCGGGCGTGCGGCGCTACGTGATGGTCTCCTACCTCGGCGCCTCGCTGGAGCACGGCCTGCCCGAGGACGACGACTTCTTCCCCTACGCCCAGGCGAAGGCCGAGGCGGACGCCGCGCTGCAGGCGACCGACCTGGACTGGACCATCCTGGGCCCCGCCGCGCTCACCCTCGTGGAGCCCACCGGCCGCATCACGGTGGACCCGGACCTCGACGCCCCGGACGCCCCGAGGGGCGAGGTCTCCCGCGGGAACGTGGCCCGCGTGATCGCGGCCGTGCTCGAGGACCCGTCCACGGTGCGCACGCGGATCGAGTTCGTGGACGGCGACACCCCGATCACCGAGGCGGTCGAGGCGGCCTGA
- a CDS encoding GNAT family N-acetyltransferase, whose amino-acid sequence MTSPDPSPALDRARVQVVTLRPDALRGSTVRRVASVLAESFLTDPYTVSFLPAARRVERLTRKFSGAVRDALSPGPDGRVPGAVDVAVDPADGTVLAAALWGAPDAPRGTTVPAAVASVPGLLRVHGAHALDMALTVAACERARPTVPHWYLADLGTLPAARGRGAASALVRHRQRRADGTGIYLESSTRANVPFYARLGFAEIEPVRAFGTEDLTGMWWEAR is encoded by the coding sequence ATGACCTCCCCGGACCCCTCCCCGGCCCTCGACCGCGCCCGCGTGCAGGTGGTGACCCTGCGGCCGGACGCGCTGCGCGGGAGCACCGTGCGCCGGGTGGCGTCCGTCCTCGCCGAGTCCTTCCTCACCGACCCCTACACGGTCTCCTTCCTCCCCGCGGCCCGGAGGGTCGAGCGGCTGACCCGCAAGTTCTCCGGTGCGGTGCGGGACGCCCTGTCTCCCGGGCCCGACGGGCGGGTGCCCGGCGCGGTCGACGTCGCCGTGGACCCCGCGGACGGCACGGTCCTCGCCGCCGCCCTGTGGGGGGCGCCGGACGCGCCGCGCGGCACCACCGTGCCGGCCGCCGTCGCCTCCGTGCCCGGCCTGCTGCGCGTGCACGGCGCCCACGCGCTGGACATGGCGCTCACCGTGGCCGCGTGCGAGCGCGCCCGCCCGACGGTCCCGCACTGGTACCTCGCGGACCTCGGGACCCTTCCCGCGGCCCGCGGCCGGGGCGCGGCGAGCGCCCTCGTGCGCCACCGGCAGCGGCGCGCGGACGGCACCGGGATCTACCTCGAGTCCTCCACCCGGGCCAACGTGCCGTTCTACGCGCGCCTCGGGTTCGCCGAGATCGAGCCCGTGCGGGCGTTCGGCACCGAGGACCTCACCGGCATGTGGTGGGAGGCCCGCTGA
- a CDS encoding GTP pyrophosphokinase family protein: protein MPEEQPRTPPPSPERPPSPSERAPSAATALETLRRTPVAQLTQMPPAMTRALGALREDFERFDLEYRSALVQVETRLETLQDEFALAHDHNPIEHIVTRVKSPESILRKAADRGLSLDLDAMRRTVTDIAGARVILSFTEDVYRVFRHFTSQPDIRLVEVEDYIASPKPSGYRSLHCLVEVPVHFSTGTRHVTVEMQFRTIAMDFWASLEHKINYKFQGDVPADIATELVAAARVAADLDCRMEHLHRQVAEGPGDAGQPAGGTASGASA, encoded by the coding sequence ATGCCCGAGGAGCAGCCCCGCACGCCTCCGCCGTCGCCGGAGCGCCCGCCGTCGCCGTCCGAGCGCGCGCCCTCAGCGGCGACGGCCCTGGAGACCCTGCGCCGCACCCCCGTCGCGCAGCTGACGCAGATGCCGCCGGCCATGACGCGGGCCCTCGGCGCCCTGCGGGAGGACTTCGAGCGGTTCGACCTCGAGTACCGCTCCGCCCTGGTGCAGGTGGAGACGCGCCTGGAGACCCTGCAGGACGAGTTCGCCCTGGCGCACGACCACAACCCGATCGAGCACATCGTCACCCGGGTCAAGTCGCCCGAGTCCATCCTGCGCAAGGCCGCCGACCGCGGGCTCTCCCTGGACCTGGACGCCATGCGCCGCACGGTCACGGACATCGCGGGGGCGCGCGTGATCCTCAGCTTCACCGAGGACGTCTACCGCGTGTTCCGCCACTTCACCTCGCAGCCGGACATCCGCCTCGTGGAGGTGGAGGACTACATCGCCTCCCCCAAGCCCAGCGGCTACCGCAGCCTGCACTGCCTCGTGGAGGTGCCGGTGCACTTCTCCACGGGCACGCGCCACGTCACCGTGGAGATGCAGTTCCGCACGATCGCCATGGACTTCTGGGCGTCGCTCGAGCACAAGATCAACTACAAGTTCCAGGGGGACGTGCCCGCCGACATCGCCACGGAGCTCGTGGCCGCCGCCCGCGTGGCGGCGGACCTGGACTGCCGGATGGAGCACCTGCACCGGCAGGTCGCCGAGGGCCCCGGCGACGCGGGTCAGCCCGCCGGCGGCACCGCGTCCGGGGCGAGCGCGTAG
- a CDS encoding GNAT family protein yields MREGAPEGGPSLCEVPELADGELALRAADGRHARSLGALMRDVEVQVLTGSVSSTAEAEALARGEAEPDLSPAQLRAVYDRWAGAEDRAVWAIEVDGAVVGEVLLLDLDAENRVGGMRLWLARERDRGIGTRALRLVLDHAFGTVGLHRVGLEVYAHNPRAVHVYRKLGFVLEGTLREALLLDGRWVDCHVMGLLHHEWAAARRA; encoded by the coding sequence GTGCGCGAGGGCGCTCCGGAGGGAGGGCCCTCGCTCTGCGAGGTCCCCGAGCTGGCCGATGGCGAACTCGCCCTCCGCGCCGCCGACGGCCGCCACGCGCGCAGCCTCGGCGCGCTCATGCGGGACGTCGAGGTGCAGGTGCTCACCGGCTCCGTCTCCTCCACGGCCGAGGCCGAGGCGCTGGCCCGCGGCGAGGCCGAGCCGGATCTGAGCCCCGCCCAGCTGAGGGCGGTCTATGACCGCTGGGCGGGGGCTGAGGACCGCGCGGTCTGGGCCATCGAGGTGGACGGCGCGGTGGTGGGCGAGGTCCTCCTGCTGGACCTGGACGCGGAGAACCGGGTGGGCGGGATGCGCCTGTGGCTCGCCCGGGAGCGGGACCGCGGGATCGGGACGCGGGCGCTGCGCCTCGTCCTGGACCACGCGTTCGGCACCGTGGGACTGCACCGGGTGGGCCTCGAGGTGTACGCCCACAACCCACGCGCGGTCCACGTCTACAGGAAGCTGGGCTTCGTGCTCGAGGGGACGCTCCGCGAGGCCCTGCTGCTGGACGGGCGCTGGGTGGACTGCCACGTCATGGGGCTCCTGCACCACGAGTGGGCGGCGGCACGGAGGGCGTGA
- a CDS encoding metalloregulator ArsR/SmtB family transcription factor codes for MSTPLSTREPPGSGPDAGALPADCCSLTTAPLSADAASRTAVVFKALADPMRLRLLSHVAAQGCENVCACDLTAELGIAQSTVSHHMKRLVDAGLLTREQRGRWAHYTVVPEAFEQLRGVLGLD; via the coding sequence ATGAGCACCCCCCTGTCCACGCGTGAACCCCCGGGGTCTGGGCCCGACGCGGGCGCCCTGCCCGCCGACTGCTGCTCCCTCACCACGGCGCCCCTCTCGGCCGACGCGGCGTCACGGACCGCCGTCGTGTTCAAGGCCCTCGCGGACCCCATGCGCCTGCGCCTGCTCTCCCACGTGGCGGCGCAGGGCTGCGAGAACGTGTGCGCGTGCGACCTCACGGCGGAGCTCGGGATCGCGCAGTCCACGGTGAGCCATCACATGAAGCGCCTCGTGGACGCGGGGCTGCTCACGCGCGAGCAGCGCGGTCGCTGGGCGCACTACACCGTGGTCCCGGAGGCCTTCGAGCAGCTCCGGGGGGTGCTCGGCCTTGACTGA
- a CDS encoding siderophore-interacting protein — MSADGMIVAHTRVVSVEQPCRGFRRIVLAGPDLEAASGDLLGLLPPGVADLHALYRGARPRRDAYVKLLIPPPGGTSADPDLSAGFRAGFLAIPEEGRGWMRTYTVRSAGLVRLDGRQVPSLTVDVVLHGDPDDSADPHQGPGLRWARAVQAGDAVNVLVPSAEAPAWSGWRQTGAHRVLAVGDETAVPALVSVAEELADPFGGFDGEADLVLELPHDGQAADLIAERLAVPEPWDWRAVTELADRGRVRLHVGRRAPGAPSGSWAHARLAALLGVDPDDAGGPVAPPAASPEREWTVAALEADERPEAYVFLAGESAMVRALRRLSVGPGGVPKKHVSFMGYWREGQAES, encoded by the coding sequence ATGAGCGCCGACGGCATGATCGTGGCGCACACGCGCGTGGTGTCCGTGGAGCAGCCGTGCCGCGGGTTCCGGCGGATCGTGCTGGCGGGCCCGGACCTGGAGGCCGCCAGCGGGGACCTGCTGGGACTGCTGCCGCCCGGCGTCGCCGACCTGCACGCCCTGTACCGGGGCGCGCGGCCGCGCCGGGACGCCTATGTGAAGCTGCTGATCCCCCCGCCGGGCGGGACGTCGGCGGACCCGGACCTGTCCGCCGGGTTCCGCGCCGGGTTCCTGGCCATCCCGGAGGAGGGGCGCGGCTGGATGCGCACGTACACGGTGCGCTCGGCCGGGCTCGTGCGGCTCGACGGGCGGCAGGTGCCCTCGCTGACCGTGGACGTGGTGCTGCACGGCGACCCGGACGACTCCGCCGACCCGCATCAGGGGCCGGGCCTGCGCTGGGCGCGCGCCGTCCAGGCGGGGGACGCGGTGAACGTGCTGGTGCCCTCGGCGGAGGCGCCGGCGTGGTCCGGCTGGCGGCAGACGGGGGCGCACCGTGTGCTGGCCGTGGGCGACGAGACCGCCGTCCCCGCCCTGGTGTCCGTGGCGGAGGAGCTCGCGGACCCGTTCGGCGGGTTCGACGGCGAGGCGGACCTCGTGCTCGAGCTGCCCCATGACGGGCAGGCCGCCGACCTCATCGCCGAGCGCCTGGCCGTCCCCGAACCGTGGGACTGGCGGGCCGTGACGGAGCTGGCGGACCGGGGCCGCGTGCGCCTGCACGTGGGCCGCCGGGCGCCGGGGGCGCCGTCGGGGTCCTGGGCGCACGCCCGCCTCGCCGCCCTGCTGGGCGTGGACCCCGACGACGCCGGCGGGCCGGTCGCGCCGCCCGCGGCCTCCCCCGAGCGCGAGTGGACCGTCGCCGCCCTCGAGGCCGACGAACGGCCCGAGGCCTACGTGTTCCTCGCCGGGGAGTCCGCGATGGTGCGCGCCCTGCGCCGGCTCAGCGTGGGCCCCGGCGGCGTGCCGAAGAAGCACGTCTCCTTCATGGGCTACTGGCGGGAGGGCCAGGCGGAGAGCTGA
- a CDS encoding Pr6Pr family membrane protein — protein MPLPTPRVSLPSSLHRLRRHRRTAAVAPRPVARLAWWSAGVLPAVGCLTSFSIGARKATVVIPGVGYQGGFSAGWAHALNQPAYFTWLSNALVAGTSLTLAARDTAPTSDAFWALRTAGLGSVMVTGIVYNAVLRGHEEDTALYRVNDTLQHVVNPVLAPAVWALFDPRGQITHRRAGLASVIPLLWAAMTMTRGRRIDWYPYPFLDVPRLGSRTVGLVLVGILTGFTGFMGMLGDLDRRLTPA, from the coding sequence ATGCCCCTTCCCACCCCCCGCGTCAGCCTGCCCTCCTCCCTGCACCGCCTGCGTCGTCATCGCCGCACGGCGGCCGTCGCGCCGCGCCCGGTCGCGCGTCTGGCGTGGTGGAGCGCCGGCGTGCTGCCCGCCGTCGGGTGCCTCACCTCGTTCTCCATCGGGGCCAGGAAGGCGACCGTGGTCATCCCGGGCGTGGGCTACCAGGGCGGCTTCTCCGCCGGGTGGGCGCACGCCCTGAACCAGCCGGCCTACTTCACGTGGCTGTCCAACGCGCTCGTGGCCGGCACCTCCCTGACGCTCGCGGCGCGGGACACGGCGCCGACGTCGGACGCGTTCTGGGCCCTGCGCACCGCGGGGCTGGGCTCCGTGATGGTCACGGGCATCGTGTACAACGCCGTGCTGCGCGGCCACGAGGAGGACACCGCGCTCTACCGCGTCAACGACACGCTGCAGCACGTGGTGAACCCCGTGCTCGCCCCCGCCGTGTGGGCGCTCTTCGACCCCCGTGGGCAGATCACGCACCGCCGGGCCGGCCTCGCCTCCGTGATCCCCCTGCTGTGGGCCGCCATGACCATGACGCGCGGGCGGCGGATCGACTGGTACCCCTATCCGTTCCTGGACGTGCCGCGCCTCGGCTCCCGCACCGTCGGGCTCGTGCTGGTGGGGATCCTCACCGGCTTCACCGGCTTCATGGGGATGCTCGGCGACCTCGACCGGCGCCTCACGCCGGCCTGA
- the arsB gene encoding ACR3 family arsenite efflux transporter: MTPPVVAPAARTPSADHHPVLKEMSFLDRWLPLWILLAMGLGLLLGNLIPGLDHALESVTIANVSVPIAVGLLVMMYPVLAKVRYDETRRITADRRLMATSLLLNWIVGPALMFGLAWLFLADLPEYRTGLIIVGLARCIAMVLIWNDLACGDREAAAVLVAINSVFQVLAFGVLGWFYLQVLPAWLGLPTTSAEFSVGAIVLSVLVFLGIPLLAGFLTRTVGERAKGRDWYENRFLPKLGPWALYGLLFTIVLLFALQGQAIVESPLDVARIALPLLAYFVIMFLGSLLLARAVGLDYARATTVAFTASGNNFELAIAVAIGTFGVTSGQALAGVVGPLIEVPVLVALVYVSMWLGRRLFPNDPTVPGPVVSGSASEPTERDAAARP, translated from the coding sequence ATGACCCCTCCCGTCGTCGCCCCCGCCGCCCGCACCCCTTCCGCCGACCACCATCCCGTCCTCAAGGAGATGTCCTTCCTGGACCGCTGGCTCCCCCTGTGGATCCTGCTGGCCATGGGCCTGGGCCTGCTGCTGGGCAACCTCATCCCCGGCCTCGACCACGCCCTCGAGTCGGTCACGATCGCCAACGTCTCCGTGCCGATCGCCGTCGGCCTGCTCGTGATGATGTACCCCGTGCTGGCCAAGGTCCGCTACGACGAGACGCGGCGCATCACCGCGGACCGCCGGCTCATGGCCACCTCGCTGCTCCTCAACTGGATCGTGGGCCCCGCGCTCATGTTCGGCCTCGCATGGCTCTTCCTGGCGGACCTGCCCGAGTACCGCACGGGCCTGATCATCGTGGGCCTGGCCCGGTGCATCGCCATGGTGCTCATCTGGAACGACCTCGCGTGCGGCGACCGCGAGGCCGCCGCCGTCCTCGTGGCGATCAACTCGGTCTTCCAGGTGCTCGCCTTCGGCGTCCTCGGCTGGTTCTACCTCCAGGTCCTCCCCGCCTGGCTCGGGCTCCCGACGACGTCGGCCGAGTTCTCCGTCGGGGCGATCGTCCTCTCCGTGCTCGTCTTCCTCGGCATCCCGCTGCTCGCCGGCTTCCTGACCCGCACGGTGGGCGAGCGGGCCAAGGGGCGCGACTGGTACGAGAACCGGTTCCTGCCGAAGCTCGGCCCGTGGGCGCTCTACGGCCTGCTCTTCACGATCGTGCTGCTCTTCGCCCTCCAGGGCCAGGCCATCGTCGAGAGCCCCCTCGACGTCGCGCGAATCGCGCTGCCGCTGCTGGCCTACTTCGTGATCATGTTCCTGGGCTCCCTGCTGCTGGCCCGCGCCGTGGGCCTCGACTACGCCCGCGCCACCACGGTGGCCTTCACGGCCTCCGGCAACAACTTCGAGCTGGCCATCGCCGTGGCGATCGGCACGTTCGGCGTCACCTCCGGACAGGCCCTCGCCGGCGTCGTCGGGCCGCTGATCGAGGTGCCCGTGCTCGTGGCCCTCGTCTACGTCTCGATGTGGCTCGGCCGCCGCCTGTTCCCGAACGATCCCACTGTGCCCGGCCCCGTCGTGTCCGGCAGTGCCTCCGAGCCGACCGAGCGCGACGCCGCCGCCCGCCCCTGA
- the glsA gene encoding glutaminase A, with protein sequence MRHPIQDYLRSLHDSLRDSNEGELAQYIPTLATADPDRLGIALATVTGHLYAAGDDETEFTIQSVSKPFGYAAALMDRGRAEVDARVALNPSGEAFNELSLEAESHRPDNAMINAGAIAVHQLLVGPDARPQERIDRLVSLLSALAGRPLRVDQESYEAELATADRNLSLGHMMRSHGIIQDRAEDVVAGYIAQCSVLVTARDLALMGACLAAGGLHPLTGERVIAARVARQVLSVMSSSGMYDDAGQWLVDVGIPAKSGVAGGVLGALPGQVGIGVFSPRLDAHGSSLRGVRVCRRMSEDLNLHIMEADALGGTVVRHVSREGATVRLHLQGVIRFGGADAVVSALADLGTGERRQRGWSWDGDEHPDVAACTAVGRGALEDAVAAGEEDGAIEEVVLNLERVDRVTEVGRRLMAEGVHRLEADGVRVRIDDPDGVLAEV encoded by the coding sequence ATGCGTCACCCGATCCAGGACTACCTGCGCTCCCTCCACGACTCCCTCCGGGACTCCAACGAGGGCGAGCTCGCGCAGTACATCCCCACGCTGGCCACCGCGGACCCGGACCGGCTGGGCATCGCCCTCGCCACCGTCACGGGGCACCTCTACGCCGCCGGCGACGACGAGACGGAGTTCACCATCCAGTCCGTCTCCAAGCCGTTCGGGTACGCGGCCGCCCTCATGGACCGCGGCCGCGCCGAGGTGGACGCCCGCGTGGCCCTGAACCCCTCCGGGGAGGCGTTCAACGAGCTCTCCCTCGAGGCGGAGTCCCACCGCCCGGACAATGCCATGATCAACGCCGGCGCCATCGCCGTGCACCAGCTCCTCGTGGGGCCGGACGCGCGCCCGCAGGAGCGGATCGACCGGCTCGTCTCCCTGCTCTCCGCGCTCGCCGGCCGGCCACTGCGGGTGGACCAGGAGTCCTACGAGGCCGAGCTGGCCACCGCGGACCGCAACCTCTCCCTCGGCCACATGATGCGCAGCCACGGCATCATCCAGGACCGTGCCGAGGACGTCGTCGCCGGGTACATCGCGCAGTGCTCCGTCCTCGTGACCGCCCGCGACCTCGCCCTCATGGGCGCGTGCCTCGCCGCGGGCGGCCTCCACCCGCTCACCGGCGAGCGGGTCATCGCGGCGCGCGTGGCCCGCCAGGTGCTCTCCGTCATGAGCTCCTCCGGGATGTACGACGACGCCGGGCAGTGGCTCGTGGACGTGGGGATCCCGGCGAAGTCCGGCGTGGCCGGGGGCGTGCTCGGCGCCCTGCCCGGACAGGTGGGGATCGGCGTGTTCTCCCCCCGCCTGGACGCCCACGGCAGCTCGCTGCGCGGCGTGCGGGTGTGCCGCCGCATGTCCGAGGACCTGAACCTGCACATCATGGAGGCCGACGCCCTGGGCGGCACCGTGGTGCGCCACGTCAGCCGCGAGGGCGCCACCGTGCGCCTGCACCTGCAGGGCGTCATCCGCTTCGGCGGCGCGGACGCCGTGGTCTCGGCGCTCGCGGACCTCGGCACGGGCGAGCGCCGGCAGCGGGGCTGGTCCTGGGACGGGGATGAGCACCCGGATGTGGCGGCGTGCACCGCCGTCGGCCGGGGCGCCCTGGAGGACGCGGTGGCGGCCGGCGAGGAGGACGGGGCCATCGAGGAGGTCGTGCTGAACCTCGAGCGGGTGGACCGGGTGACCGAGGTGGGGCGGCGGCTCATGGCGGAGGGCGTGCACCGCCTCGAGGCCGACGGCGTCCGCGTGCGGATCGACGATCCGGACGGGGTCCTCGCCGAGGTCTGA